A part of Prolixibacteraceae bacterium genomic DNA contains:
- a CDS encoding carboxypeptidase-like regulatory domain-containing protein → MSSSVLFGQNGSFVVRGTIIDASTTEPLPGASVYIPNKTIGTVSNVDGNFSIKVPEGTALLRVRFIGYDEKEIEVRKGKRLTVPLVSQLNETDEVVITAMGFRRDKKSLGYAISTVDGKELTVAGVTTNPIEGLYGKAAGVGVASSIAGPMGSVNIKIRGAAGLESSANTRPLFVVDGVPIYDKDNGMATRGYDPLNSFDYGSGINDINPEDIESMEILKGAKASVLYGSEGANGVVLITTKKGRKTRGLGVNVSYQHFWNEPVSYIEFQNEYGTGENEFDINMVENDDGTETRESVVNRYNFGPKFDGSPIRFIDGKTYPYQAYENNFIDLFNTGSHDNVTAAISGASEKGSMRLSFTKSDYKGIMTNNKQDKNVVSFSGRYNASTFATFEVTSNLYSVKSQNRSPNIQQIVAFGINRDYPLQEIASLYKNEDGSKFNAEDNDWPTKNYSPTYLMDFMWHQNENSNIDDKFHYIGSARVNLRFTPHISFIGQAGLDYTDTDFTRKDPPRVLEPKIIGGKYAFERRNDQVLNLKGFLNYNRSFFDDKYFQ, encoded by the coding sequence ATGAGTAGTTCTGTTCTGTTTGGTCAGAATGGCTCATTTGTTGTGAGAGGAACCATTATAGATGCTAGTACTACAGAACCTCTTCCTGGAGCTTCTGTTTACATCCCGAATAAAACGATAGGAACAGTGTCAAATGTGGATGGAAATTTTTCAATCAAGGTGCCAGAAGGTACTGCTTTACTTCGAGTTCGTTTTATTGGTTATGATGAGAAAGAAATAGAAGTCCGAAAAGGAAAGCGGTTGACGGTTCCTTTAGTATCTCAGTTGAATGAGACGGATGAAGTCGTTATTACGGCTATGGGTTTCCGTCGAGATAAGAAATCATTAGGTTATGCTATAAGTACAGTGGATGGCAAAGAATTGACTGTTGCGGGAGTTACTACAAACCCAATCGAAGGTTTGTATGGAAAAGCTGCAGGTGTAGGTGTTGCATCTAGTATTGCAGGCCCCATGGGTTCTGTAAATATAAAGATTCGTGGTGCAGCAGGTTTAGAAAGCTCTGCCAATACTCGCCCATTATTTGTTGTGGATGGAGTCCCAATTTATGACAAAGATAATGGAATGGCTACAAGAGGTTATGACCCTTTAAACTCTTTTGATTATGGATCAGGAATTAATGATATTAATCCTGAAGATATTGAATCGATGGAGATTCTAAAAGGAGCAAAAGCTTCAGTACTTTATGGTAGTGAGGGAGCTAATGGTGTTGTTTTAATAACAACAAAAAAAGGACGCAAAACTCGTGGGTTAGGAGTAAATGTAAGTTATCAACATTTCTGGAATGAGCCTGTAAGTTATATTGAATTTCAAAATGAATATGGTACTGGTGAGAATGAGTTTGACATCAATATGGTTGAGAATGATGATGGAACAGAGACGCGTGAGAGTGTTGTGAATCGATATAATTTTGGTCCAAAATTTGATGGTTCTCCAATACGTTTTATTGATGGAAAGACCTATCCTTATCAGGCATATGAAAACAACTTCATTGATCTGTTCAATACAGGATCCCATGATAATGTGACTGCTGCTATTTCCGGTGCATCTGAGAAAGGAAGTATGCGTCTCTCTTTTACAAAGAGTGATTATAAAGGGATCATGACCAATAACAAACAGGATAAGAATGTTGTTAGTTTCTCGGGAAGATATAATGCATCCACCTTTGCCACCTTTGAAGTTACATCTAACCTGTATAGTGTAAAGAGTCAGAATAGAAGTCCAAACATTCAACAGATCGTTGCTTTTGGTATTAATAGAGACTATCCATTGCAGGAGATTGCTTCATTGTATAAGAATGAAGATGGTTCAAAATTTAATGCTGAAGACAATGACTGGCCAACAAAGAATTATTCGCCTACCTATCTTATGGATTTCATGTGGCATCAAAATGAGAATAGTAATATTGATGATAAGTTCCACTATATTGGTTCTGCCAGAGTTAATCTTCGATTTACTCCTCATATCTCTTTTATTGGTCAAGCAGGTCTGGACTATACGGATACCGATTTTACTAGAAAAGATCCGCCACGTGTTTTAGAGCCTAAAATTATTGGTGGAAAGTATGCCTTTGAACGACGAAATGATCAAGTATTAAACTTAAAAGGATTCTTAAACTATAATAGAAGTTTCTTTGATGATAAGTACTTCCAATGA